From Marinobacterium sp. LSUCC0821, a single genomic window includes:
- the clpS gene encoding ATP-dependent Clp protease adapter ClpS: MGPDGDEEHQPPGLATAEAQPKLKQPSLYKVILLNDDYTPMEFVIDVLMIFFNLDQEKATQVMLAVHTQGKGVCGIYTRDVAETKADQVNQFSRENKHPLLCEVEPA; encoded by the coding sequence ATGGGTCCTGATGGTGATGAAGAGCATCAGCCACCAGGTTTAGCCACTGCAGAAGCGCAGCCCAAGTTAAAGCAACCCTCACTCTATAAGGTGATTTTGCTAAACGATGACTATACTCCAATGGAGTTTGTGATTGATGTGTTAATGATCTTCTTCAATCTTGATCAGGAGAAGGCGACGCAGGTGATGTTGGCGGTGCATACTCAAGGTAAGGGTGTGTGTGGGATCTATACGCGTGATGTCGCTGAGACCAAAGCGGATCAGGTGAATCAGTTCTCACGCGAAAATAAGCATCCGTTGCTGTGTGAAGTTGAGCCAGCTTAA
- a CDS encoding pseudouridine synthase has product MATIYLLNKPFNVLSTFTDNEGRATLSEYINTPNIYAAGRLDYDSEGLLILTDEGQLQHQLANPKFKLAKTYWVQVEGEINDEALDQLSAGVTLKDGPTRPAQAKRIDSPQIWDRVPPIRERKSIPTSWIELKISEGRNRQVRRMTAAVGYPTLRLIRAAIGNWSLENLQPGEWRTETVHLSSPKQSDRAKRRPTNAQRQRRR; this is encoded by the coding sequence ATGGCGACCATCTATCTTCTTAACAAACCGTTCAACGTGCTTTCGACTTTCACCGATAACGAAGGGCGCGCGACGCTAAGCGAATACATCAATACGCCAAATATCTACGCTGCAGGTCGATTAGACTACGACTCTGAAGGCTTATTGATACTGACTGATGAGGGCCAACTGCAACATCAGCTCGCCAACCCCAAGTTCAAATTGGCCAAGACCTACTGGGTGCAAGTTGAGGGGGAGATCAACGATGAGGCCCTAGATCAACTTAGTGCGGGTGTAACTCTTAAAGATGGACCAACTCGCCCGGCCCAAGCTAAACGAATAGATTCGCCTCAGATCTGGGATCGAGTTCCACCCATCCGTGAGCGAAAATCGATTCCCACTAGCTGGATAGAGCTAAAAATTAGTGAGGGTCGAAACCGACAGGTTCGTAGGATGACGGCAGCTGTTGGCTACCCCACTCTGCGATTAATTCGTGCAGCGATAGGTAACTGGAGTTTGGAAAACCTGCAACCAGGTGAGTGGCGCACCGAAACAGTTCATCTCAGCTCCCCAAAACAGAGTGATAGAGCTAAGCGTCGTCCGACCAACGCTCAGCGGCAGCGACGTCGCTAG
- a CDS encoding molybdenum cofactor biosynthesis protein MoaE: MQDHIEVVEQAFDSAAGLQWLKEDSQGVGALVSFTGMVRELPDADLDFMELEHYPGMTEKALQKITAQARERWPLKRVFIVHRVGAMRLSDEVVQVAVSSAHRAAAFEAASFIMDYLKRDAPFWKREVSDKGSVWVEQKSSDVAAAERWSDDA; this comes from the coding sequence ATGCAGGATCATATTGAAGTCGTAGAGCAGGCATTTGATAGCGCAGCCGGTTTGCAGTGGTTGAAAGAGGATTCACAAGGGGTTGGTGCGCTTGTCTCTTTTACCGGTATGGTGCGTGAACTTCCAGACGCTGATCTCGACTTTATGGAGCTTGAACACTATCCAGGAATGACCGAAAAAGCGCTGCAGAAGATCACAGCTCAGGCGCGTGAGCGTTGGCCTCTTAAACGCGTATTTATCGTTCACCGGGTCGGTGCTATGCGACTCTCGGATGAGGTGGTTCAGGTGGCTGTCAGCTCTGCACACCGAGCTGCTGCTTTTGAAGCCGCTAGCTTCATCATGGATTATCTAAAACGAGATGCGCCATTCTGGAAACGTGAAGTGAGCGATAAAGGTTCTGTTTGGGTTGAACAAAAATCTAGCGACGTCGCTGCCGCTGAGCGTTGGTCGGACGACGCTTAG
- a CDS encoding NUDIX hydrolase, which produces MSQIDSKADTQVRWFPHATVATIVEKEGKFLLVEELINGTELVLNQPAGHVENNETFFQAAIRETYEETGWKVELESVLGLYVYRVPERDLTFHRVTFIARAVDFDPSLTLDEGIVRALWMTRDEIAAAKERLRSHLVLECVDDYLNGKQFPLSMIQDSLE; this is translated from the coding sequence ATGTCCCAAATAGATTCAAAAGCTGATACTCAAGTGCGCTGGTTCCCCCATGCTACGGTGGCTACCATCGTTGAAAAAGAGGGTAAATTTCTCCTTGTAGAAGAGCTCATTAACGGTACGGAGCTGGTACTGAATCAACCCGCTGGACACGTTGAGAATAACGAAACCTTCTTTCAGGCGGCTATTCGTGAAACCTACGAAGAGACGGGCTGGAAAGTTGAGCTAGAGTCGGTATTGGGGCTTTATGTCTACCGCGTACCTGAGCGAGACCTCACCTTTCACCGCGTCACCTTTATCGCGCGCGCCGTTGATTTCGACCCATCACTCACACTCGATGAGGGCATCGTGCGGGCACTTTGGATGACCCGTGATGAGATAGCTGCAGCCAAAGAGCGCCTTCGCAGCCATCTAGTCCTTGAGTGTGTTGATGACTACTTAAATGGTAAACAGTTCCCACTCTCCATGATTCAAGACAGTTTGGAATAG